The Mucilaginibacter yixingensis genome window below encodes:
- a CDS encoding RluA family pseudouridine synthase has protein sequence MKIPRFADLILFENDDVIVVNKPPFISTLDERGDGSSEINMLRLAKGYSADAQICHRLDKETSGALIIAKNPEAYRNVSIQFEKRKVNKVYHAIIEGTHVFDNLLVDLPILNTGKGHVSISRQDGKRAETWFSSLKYFKHYTLVECRPVTGRMHQIRIHLATQQAAIAGDDMYRAKPVFLSQLKRKYHLGKDQEELPIMKRFALHAYEVTFKPNTEESITIHAPYPKDFETLLKLLDKFDS, from the coding sequence ATGAAAATACCAAGGTTTGCCGATTTAATTTTATTTGAGAACGATGATGTAATTGTGGTGAACAAACCGCCCTTTATCAGTACTCTTGATGAACGGGGCGACGGTAGCAGCGAGATCAATATGCTGCGCCTGGCCAAAGGCTACAGTGCCGATGCCCAGATCTGTCACCGGTTGGATAAAGAAACCTCAGGCGCACTTATTATTGCCAAAAATCCGGAGGCTTACCGTAATGTATCCATTCAGTTTGAGAAACGTAAGGTAAATAAGGTATATCATGCCATTATTGAAGGCACACATGTGTTTGATAACCTGCTGGTAGATCTGCCTATCCTTAACACGGGCAAGGGCCACGTGTCTATCAGCCGTCAGGATGGTAAACGTGCCGAAACCTGGTTCAGCTCGCTTAAATATTTTAAGCACTATACATTGGTAGAGTGCCGCCCGGTAACCGGCCGTATGCACCAGATCCGCATCCACCTGGCCACCCAACAGGCAGCCATTGCGGGTGATGATATGTATCGTGCCAAACCGGTATTTCTATCGCAACTGAAACGCAAATATCATCTGGGTAAAGACCAGGAAGAACTGCCTATCATGAAGCGCTTTGCGCTACATGCATATGAGGTTACCTTTAAACCCAATACCGAGGAGAGCATAACCATCCACGCCCCCTACCCTAAAGACTTTGAAACTTTGTTAAAATTGCTCGACAAGTTTGACAGCTAA
- the infB gene encoding translation initiation factor IF-2 encodes MSEDKSIKLIKAVKELNIGMSTIVDFLAAKGYKVDKHPMAKLDGDMYTVLLKEFAADKIIKEEAKQINIGKIRRDDAVQPPTDRPADSHRNKEFDNEEILIKNTGHFAPPQNDKPKPKEEAPKAEEQRNEAALPGVTVVGKINLDELHGKKPAEQPAVKKEETPAPPAPPKAEEKPVVPEPAPAPAPTPAPEPEAVKPVAAPEPPKPVAEVKPAEQPAPTPAPEKQPEPKPAAQAPAAPAPAAPTTPAAPAAPATPATPAATNTNDGEGSNDNGNEVIRAKAERLSGPNIIGKIQLPVEQPRRSGPVASSSNAGNADHKRKRKRKEGPGNHPQGGQGQQGQGQQGQGQGGGQHGQGGGQHGNRPGGGQHGGNRQGGGQHGGGRNDFRNRNQAPSTPKEEPTEKEIQDQIKATLARLSGAGKSGKFAQRAKFRRQKRDDVAASAEEAALEEAAQSRVLKVTEFVTANELANMIDEPVTKIISTCMSLGMFVSINQRLDAETLTIVADEFGYEIQFVKPEDEETNLDEPDAPEDLIPRAPIVTIMGHVDHGKTSLLDFIRKTKVVAGEAGGITQHIGAYDVNLEDGRKITFLDTPGHEAFTAMRARGAQVTDIVIIVIAGDDSVMPQTREAINHAQAAGVPIIFAFNKMDKPGANADKIREQLSAMNILVEEWGGKYQTQEISAKTGMNVDLLLEKVLLEAELLELKANPNKRAVGTVIEAALDKGRGIVTTILVQAGTLRVGDPILAGCYSGRVKALSNSRGQRIDTVGPSTPVQVLGMQGAPTAGDKFNVLESEVEAREIANKRLQLQREQGLRTQKHITLDEIGRRLAIGNFKELNIIVKGDVDGSIEALSDSLLKLSTDQIQVNIISKAVGQISESDVLLASASDAIIIGFQVRPSTSARKLAEQEQIDIRLYSIIYDAINEIKAAMEGMLAPTFEEKIVANVEIRETFKISKVGTIAGCMVLDGKITRNSKIRIIRDGVVVYTGELASLKRYKDDVKEVNQGYECGLNIQNFNNIEVGDIVEAYENVEVKRKL; translated from the coding sequence ATGTCAGAAGACAAATCCATAAAATTAATTAAGGCAGTAAAGGAACTGAACATTGGTATGAGTACCATTGTCGATTTTCTGGCAGCCAAAGGGTACAAAGTAGACAAGCACCCTATGGCCAAGCTGGATGGCGACATGTATACCGTTTTGCTCAAAGAGTTTGCTGCCGACAAGATCATTAAGGAAGAAGCTAAGCAGATCAACATCGGCAAGATCCGTCGCGATGACGCTGTGCAGCCTCCAACCGACAGGCCAGCAGACAGTCATCGTAACAAAGAGTTTGACAACGAGGAGATACTGATTAAAAATACAGGACATTTTGCGCCGCCACAAAACGACAAACCAAAGCCTAAGGAAGAAGCGCCTAAGGCCGAGGAGCAGCGTAATGAGGCAGCGTTGCCAGGTGTAACCGTAGTTGGAAAAATCAACCTGGATGAGCTGCATGGTAAAAAACCAGCAGAGCAACCAGCGGTTAAAAAAGAAGAAACACCGGCGCCTCCGGCACCACCAAAAGCAGAAGAAAAACCGGTAGTACCAGAGCCGGCACCAGCTCCTGCTCCAACACCAGCCCCTGAACCAGAGGCTGTTAAACCCGTTGCAGCACCAGAGCCGCCAAAACCGGTAGCCGAAGTTAAACCGGCCGAGCAGCCAGCACCAACACCAGCGCCAGAGAAACAACCGGAACCAAAACCGGCTGCACAAGCTCCGGCAGCGCCTGCACCTGCCGCTCCAACAACGCCGGCAGCACCAGCTGCCCCTGCAACACCTGCAACACCTGCCGCCACCAATACTAACGATGGCGAAGGAAGCAATGACAACGGTAATGAAGTGATCCGTGCTAAGGCAGAGCGCCTGAGCGGTCCAAATATCATCGGTAAAATTCAATTACCGGTAGAGCAGCCGCGTCGTAGTGGTCCGGTAGCATCGTCGTCTAACGCCGGTAATGCAGACCATAAACGTAAGCGTAAGCGCAAAGAAGGCCCGGGCAATCACCCACAGGGTGGCCAGGGTCAGCAAGGTCAGGGCCAACAAGGCCAGGGCCAGGGTGGCGGTCAACATGGTCAGGGTGGCGGTCAGCACGGCAATCGTCCGGGCGGTGGCCAGCATGGCGGTAATCGTCAGGGCGGCGGTCAGCACGGCGGTGGTCGTAATGATTTCCGTAACCGTAACCAGGCCCCTTCTACTCCAAAAGAAGAGCCAACAGAAAAAGAGATACAAGACCAGATTAAGGCTACACTGGCCCGCTTGAGCGGTGCTGGTAAGTCGGGCAAATTTGCACAGCGCGCTAAATTCCGTCGTCAGAAACGTGATGATGTAGCCGCATCGGCAGAAGAAGCAGCACTGGAAGAAGCAGCACAATCAAGAGTATTAAAGGTAACCGAGTTTGTAACTGCAAACGAGCTGGCCAATATGATTGATGAGCCTGTTACCAAGATCATCTCTACCTGTATGAGCCTGGGCATGTTCGTATCCATCAACCAGCGTCTGGACGCGGAAACGCTCACCATTGTTGCTGATGAGTTTGGCTACGAAATACAATTTGTTAAACCAGAAGACGAGGAAACCAACCTTGACGAGCCGGATGCACCAGAAGATCTGATTCCGCGTGCACCAATCGTTACCATCATGGGTCACGTTGACCACGGTAAAACCTCGTTGCTCGATTTTATACGCAAAACCAAGGTAGTAGCCGGTGAAGCCGGTGGTATTACCCAGCACATTGGTGCTTATGACGTTAATCTGGAAGATGGCCGTAAGATCACCTTCCTGGATACACCGGGTCACGAAGCGTTTACCGCCATGCGTGCACGTGGTGCCCAGGTAACAGATATTGTAATTATTGTGATTGCCGGTGACGACAGTGTGATGCCGCAAACCCGCGAGGCTATAAACCACGCGCAGGCTGCAGGTGTACCTATCATCTTCGCCTTCAACAAAATGGATAAACCCGGCGCTAATGCCGACAAGATCCGCGAGCAACTTTCTGCCATGAATATCCTGGTAGAAGAGTGGGGTGGTAAATACCAAACGCAGGAAATATCGGCCAAAACTGGTATGAACGTAGACCTGCTGCTGGAAAAAGTATTGCTGGAAGCCGAGCTGTTAGAGCTGAAAGCCAACCCGAACAAACGTGCCGTTGGTACCGTTATCGAGGCAGCGTTAGACAAAGGCCGTGGTATTGTTACCACCATCCTGGTACAAGCAGGTACCCTGCGCGTAGGCGATCCAATTCTGGCAGGCTGTTACTCAGGCCGTGTTAAGGCATTGAGCAACTCCCGCGGTCAGCGTATTGATACTGTTGGTCCGTCTACACCGGTACAGGTACTGGGTATGCAGGGCGCGCCAACAGCCGGCGATAAATTCAACGTACTGGAGAGCGAGGTTGAAGCCCGCGAGATTGCCAACAAACGCCTGCAATTGCAGCGCGAGCAAGGCCTGCGTACGCAGAAACACATCACGCTTGATGAGATCGGTCGTCGTTTGGCTATCGGTAACTTTAAAGAGCTTAACATCATCGTTAAAGGTGACGTGGATGGTTCTATCGAAGCATTGTCAGATTCATTACTGAAACTGTCAACCGATCAGATCCAGGTAAACATCATCTCTAAAGCAGTAGGTCAGATCTCCGAGTCAGACGTATTGCTGGCTTCTGCATCAGATGCCATCATCATCGGTTTCCAGGTGCGTCCGTCAACAAGCGCACGCAAACTGGCCGAGCAGGAGCAGATCGATATCCGCCTGTACTCTATCATCTACGACGCGATCAACGAGATCAAAGCTGCGATGGAAGGCATGCTGGCACCAACATTCGAAGAGAAGATTGTGGCCAACGTGGAGATCCGCGAAACGTTCAAGATCAGCAAAGTGGGCACCATTGCCGGCTGTATGGTACTGGACGGCAAGATTACCCGCAACAGCAAGATCCGTATCATTCGCGATGGCGTTGTAGTATACACCGGCGAGCTGGCCTCATTGAAACGCTACAAAGACGACGTGAAAGAAGTGAACCAAGGTTACGAGTGTGGTCTGAACATCCAAAACTTCAACAACATTGAAGTGGGCGATATAGTTGAGGCTTACGAAAACGTAGAGGTTAAACGGAAACTGTAA